Proteins encoded within one genomic window of Bradyrhizobium sp. AZCC 1719:
- the pgeF gene encoding peptidoglycan editing factor PgeF: MTFGSSLLSAIPGLRHAFFTREGGVSSGIYEGLNGGLGSNDDPANVAENRRRMAEQMGVTPERLLSVHQIHSPDAVVATGPWPGDKPRADALVTRTEGIAIGVTTADCGPILFADPAARVIGAAHAGWKGALTGVLESTIDAMEKLGADRSGIVAAIGPLIRQHSYEVGSELVERFMDADAENGVFFIPSVRAGHSMFDLPGFIRMRLENAGILMIDDLGVDTYSDERFYSYRRSVHRKEPDYGRHVHAIALTSE, translated from the coding sequence ATGACGTTCGGATCGTCGCTGCTGTCAGCCATTCCCGGGCTGCGCCACGCGTTCTTCACCCGCGAGGGCGGGGTATCCAGTGGAATTTACGAAGGACTCAATGGCGGGCTCGGCTCCAACGACGATCCGGCCAATGTCGCGGAAAACCGCCGCCGGATGGCCGAGCAGATGGGGGTTACGCCCGAGCGCTTGCTCAGCGTGCACCAGATCCATTCGCCCGACGCTGTGGTCGCGACCGGACCATGGCCGGGCGACAAGCCGCGCGCCGACGCGCTCGTCACACGCACGGAAGGCATCGCCATCGGCGTCACCACGGCGGATTGCGGTCCGATCCTTTTCGCTGACCCCGCCGCGCGCGTGATCGGTGCCGCGCATGCCGGTTGGAAAGGCGCGCTGACGGGTGTTCTGGAATCCACCATCGACGCAATGGAAAAACTCGGCGCCGACCGCTCCGGCATCGTTGCCGCCATCGGTCCGCTGATCCGCCAGCACTCCTATGAAGTCGGCAGTGAACTCGTCGAGCGCTTCATGGATGCCGATGCGGAGAATGGCGTGTTCTTCATCCCGTCAGTGCGTGCGGGTCATTCGATGTTTGATCTTCCCGGATTCATCCGCATGCGGCTGGAGAATGCCGGCATCCTGATGATCGACGACCTCGGCGTCGACACCTATTCCGACGAGCGCTTCTACAGCTACCGCCGCTCGGTGCACCGGAAGGAGCCGGACTACGGCCGCCACGTCCACG